Proteins co-encoded in one Malus sylvestris chromosome 7, drMalSylv7.2, whole genome shotgun sequence genomic window:
- the LOC126628740 gene encoding uncharacterized protein LOC126628740 — MKILQDKQKSTEKQFPHNDRQNGVSEVPTLDSGSVSISSNKSTKVTREDIEVVQNLIERCLRLYMNKNEVVDTLLDRARIEPGFTSLVLQKLEVENAEFFKAYYTRLKLKNQIVMYNRLLEQQYQLMKQQEPPEVPLPPMHNGMHYMPVNNLPMGYPVMQQPPFPSKGHHQINSMGTISSCHLVNGIPAQGNFHHMPLNLCQDGIKTEMVSSPVSVSNGQFPYTPSAISGQGADTSALDSAFPSHFTNLERFGIGADGGKLSGQAPWNFGLFDTAGWPNLPDLGALGNYSGSPFLPSDSDAMLDSPQQNDMVEEFFVDPGQGSQSE; from the exons ATGAAGATATTGCAG GATAAACAGAAATCAACAGAAAAGCAATTTCCGCATAATGACCGACAAAATGGCGTCAGTGAGGTCCCTACGCTGGACTCTGGTTCAGTGTCTATTTCCAGCAACAAGAGCACAAAAGTCACACGTGAAGATATTGAAGTT GTCCAGAATTTGATTGAAAGGTGTCTGCGATTGTATATGAACAAAAATGAAGTCGTCGATACCCTGTTAGATCGTGCTAGGATTGAGCCTGGCTTTACAAGCTTGG TACTGCAGAAATTGGAAGTAGAAAATGCAGAATTTTTCAAGGCTTACTACACGAGGCTAAAGCTGAAAAATCAAATAGTTATGTACAACCGTTTGCTCGAGCAACAATACCAGCTGATGAAACAGCAAGAGCCTCCAGAAGTTCCATTGCCTCCTATGCATAATGGAATGCATTACATGCCTG TTAACAATTTACCTATGGGATACCCCGTCATGCAGCAGCCTCCATTTCCGTCAAAGGGTCATCACCAAATCAATTCCATGGGCACCATATCGAGTTGTCATTTGGTCAATGGAATCCCTGCTCAAGGAAATTTCCACCATATGCCACTAAACTTATGTCAAGA TGGTATCAAGACAGAGATGGTTTCAAGTCCAGTATCAGTGTCCAATGGCCAGTTTCCTTACACTCCATCAGCAATATCAGGGCAAGGTGCAGACACATCGGCGCTTGACTCTGCATTTCCTTCTCATTTCACAAATTTGGAGAGGTTCGGTATTGGAGCAGATGGTGGAAAGTTATCAGGGCAGGCACCCTGGAATTTCGGGCTTTTTGATACTGCTGGATGGCCAAACTTACCAG ATCTTGGAGCACTTGGAAACTATTCGGGTTCACCCTTTCTGCCTTCCGACTCGGACGCTATGCTTGATTCTCCGCAGCAAAATGACATGG TGGAAGAGTTCTTTGTCGACCCTGGTCAAGGCTCTCAATCGGAGTAA
- the LOC126628738 gene encoding cyclic nucleotide-gated ion channel 1-like, with amino-acid sequence MNFQQEKFVRFQDCTAEKNVEPLYSPDDDMPPGKFRRTINSVSAKFQRRLESGSELIKKSWKSYSIDSVVANSFGGRILDPQGPFLQKWNKIFVLACIVAVSLDPLFFYIPVIDDANKCLGLDRKMEITASVLRSFTDIFYIVHIIFQFRTGFIAPSSRVFGRGVLVQDAWAIARRYLSSYFVIDILAVLPLPQVVILIFIPKLGGSRTLNTKNLLKFVVLFQYLPRFIRIYPLYREVTRASGILTETAWAGAAFNLFLYMLASHVLGAFWYLVSIERETTCWKAACGNNATICSGKDLYCDTASWNASTFLNSSCPIQDEDKLKFDFGIFLDALQSGIVESSTDFPQKFFYCFWWGLRNLSSLGQNLATSTYVWEICFAIFISIAGLVLFSFLIGNMQTYLQSTTTRLEEMRVKRRDAEQWMSHRLLPNDLRERIRRYEQYKWQETRGVDEQNLICNLPKDLRRDIKRHLCLALLMRVPMFEKMDEQLLDAMCDRLKPVLYTEASYIVREGDPVDEMLFIMRGRLLTMTTNGGRTGFFNSEYLKAGDFCGEELLTWALDPHPSANLPISTRTVQALSEVEAFALKADDLKFVASQFRRLHSKQLRHTFRLYSQQWRTWAATFIQAAWRRHMKKKLEESLQEEENRLQDALAKAEASSPSLGATIYASRFAANILRTLRRSGTRKARVPERLPAMLLQKPAEPDFTAEEQ; translated from the exons ATGAATTTTCAGCAAGAGAAGTTCGTCAG GTTTCAGGACTGCACTGCAGAGAAAAATGTTGAGCCATTATATTCTCCAGATGATGATATGCCACCAGGGAAGTTCAGAAGAACGATTAACTCGGTCTCAGCCAAATTCCAAAGACGCTTGGAATCTGGTTCTGAGCTGATTAAAAAGTCATGGAAATCTTATTCAATTGACAGTGTTGTCGCCAACAGCTTTGGTGGTAGAATTCTTGATCCTCAAGGGCCATTCCTTCAGAAGTGGAATAAGATATTTGTATTGGCATGTATTGTTGCTGTCTCCCTTGATCCCTTGTTCTTTTACATCCCGGTGATTGATGATGCAAACAAGTGCCTTGGTTTGGACAGGAAGATGGAGATAACAGCTAGTGTTTTGCGTTCATTCACagatatattttatattgttcaCATAATTTTCCAGTTTCGTACTGGATTTATTGCTCCTTCTTCTCGAGTGTTTGGAAGAGGTGTTTTAGTTCAAGATGCTTGGGCCATTGCAAGGAGGTATCTCTCATCATACTTCGTAATTGACATTCTTGCAGTCCTGCCTCTCCCACAA GTGGTTATTCTAATTTTCATTCCCAAATTGGGAGGCTCAAGAACGTTGAATACAAAGAATTTGTTGAAGTTTGTGGTTTTGTTCCAGTATCTTCCAAGGTTTATACGAATATATCCATTGTATAGAGAAGTCACAAGGGCATCTGGTATACTTACCGAAACTGCTTGGGCAGGAGCTGCATTTAATCTTTTTCTTTACATGCTTGCCAGTCAT GTACTGGGAGCCTTTTGGTACTTGGTCTCTATAGAACGTGAAACCACGTGCTGGAAAGCAGCATGTGGGAACAATGCAACCATATGCTCGGGCAAGGATTTATACTGTGATACCGCGAGCTGGAATGCTTCCACATTCTTAAATTCTTCCTGCCCAATACAAGATGAAGACAAATTAAAGTTCGATTTTGGAATATTCCTTGATGCCCTTCAATCTGGTATTGTTGAGTCAAGCACGGATTTTCCTCAGAAATTCTTTTACTGTTTTTGGTGGGGCCTACGGAATTTGAG TTCCCTTGGTCAGAACCTTGCAACCAGTACATATGTATGGGAAATCTGCTTTGCAATCTTCATTTCTATCGCTGGATTGGTGCTATTTTCATTTCTCATCGGAAATATGCAG ACATATTTGCAGTCTACAACCACAAGATTGGAGGAAATGAGAGTGAAAAGGAGAGATGCTGAACAATGGATGTCCCACCGCTTGCTACCCAATGATTTGAGAGAGCGCATCAGGCGGTACGAACAATATAAATGGCAAGAAACCAGAGGCGTTGATGAACAGAATTTGATATGTAATCTTCCGAAGGATCTTAGAAGGGACATAAAGCGCCATCTCTGTTTGGCTCTGCTTATGAGA GTGCCAATGTTCGAGAAAATGGATGAACAACTGCTCGATGCAATGTGTGACCGTCTCAAGCCGGTACTGTATACAGAGGCAAGCTATATCGTTCGGGAGGGAGACCCAGTCGACGAAATGCTCTTTATTATGCGGGGCAGGCTATTGACTATGACCACAAATGGTGGAAGAACCGGTTTCTTCAACTCAGAGTATCTCAAGGCCGGTGACTTTTGCGGCGAAGAACTTTTGACATGGGCTCTTGATCCCCACCCATCAGCTAATCTTCCCATCTCGACCAGAACTGTCCAAGCCCTTAGTGAAGTTGAAGCCTTTGCTTTAAAAGCGGATGACTTGAAGTTTGTAGCCTCTCAGTTCAGGAGACTCCACAGCAAGCAGCTCCGGCACACATTCAGGTTATACTCACAACAGTGGAGGACTTGGGCAGCCACTTTTATACAAGCAGCGTGGCGCCGCCATATGAAGAAGAAGCTAGAAGAGTCTCTGCAGGAAGAGGAGAATAGGCTGCAAGATGCATTGGCCAAGGCCGAGGCCAGCTCCCCAAGTCTAGGCGCCACCATTTATGCCTCCCGTTTTGCTGCTAATATACTGCGTACTTTACGGCGCAGTGGTACACGGAAGGCAAGGGTGCCAGAGAGACTACCGGCCATGCTACTTCAGAAGCCGGCGGAGCCTGATTTTACTGCTGAAGAACAATAA
- the LOC126630538 gene encoding protein RKD1, whose product MADSISYQLLFPKIETDPHEFNSSIHAAALDSLHLENFNGFDSPPLPLGCNSNQLPQMGSKDFEDSGIWDYILDDAAFPSTFGYEVVDEKPLTTMAESVDCSNSVSGDSDDVLRTIEWGMKIWGKDEEGSRTKNESFCKKRCATPLELDEIQKYFDVPITQAAKELKVGLTVLKRRCRELNIMRWPHRKIKSLNALIENVKGMGLTNDVMMLEEHRRLLEQMPDKELPERAKRLRQACFKTNYKKKRALCLTALPVHDLV is encoded by the exons ATGGCAGATTCCATTTCCTACCAACTTCTGTTTCCAAAAATTGAGACCGACCCACATGAGTTTAACTCCTCCATACA TGCTGCTGCATTAGACAGTCTGCACCTTGAAAATTTCAATGGTTTCGATTCACCGCCATTGCCATTGGGATGCAATTCCAACCAGCTTCCACAAATGGGTTCAAAAGATTTTGAGGATTCAGGCATCTGGGACTACATTTTGGACGACGCTGCTTTTCCATCAACTTTTGGTTACGAGGTGGTTGATGAAAAGCCCCTGACAACAATGGCGGAATCCGTTGACTGTTCGAACAGTGTTTCGGGTGATTCGGACGATGTTTTGAGGACGATCGAGTGGGGGATGAAGATTTGGGGCAAAGATGAAGAGGGAAGCAGGACAAAAAATGAGAGTTTTTGCAAGAAGAGGTGTGCCACTCCATTGGAACTGGACGAGATTCAGAAGTATTTCGACGTGCCGATAACTCAAGCGGCCAAGGAGTTGAAGGTGGGATTGACGGTTTTGAAGAGGAGGTGCAGGGAACTGAACATCATGAGGTGGCCGCACAGAAAGATCAAGAGCTTGAATGCTCTCATTGAAAATGTTAAG GGGATGGGATTGAcgaatgatgtgatgatgctggAGGAGCACAGGAGGCTTCTAGAGCAGATGCCGGACAAGGAGTTGCCGGAGAGAGCCAAGAGGCTGAGGCAGGCTTGCTTCAAAACCAACTACAAGAAGAAGAGGGCTTTGTGTTTGACTGCTCTGCCGGTCCATGATTTAGTCTAG
- the LOC126630539 gene encoding uncharacterized protein At4g00950-like, with product MASEASITPKLSLFSLPSQRPEPPGILTPPLQTTASVPFKWEEAPGKPRDCGGSAESKPKCARSLELPPRLLSEAAKITNTPSPTTVLDGPDVGRTMSFSFTDGSPDAFGSKRLSKESCRSVGGGGFGSMRWASFRKNKEVVDHGGFDSLPPASGGGETKVKVTRVRRRASFLNASNTRSSMWASIYKSLKQVVPVPWRRRQEKLRNMAS from the exons ATGGCGTCGGAAGCAAGCATAACACCGAAGCTGTCGCTGTTCTCGCTTCCTTCCCAGCGGCCGGAGCCGCCGGGGATTTTAACACCACCGCTCCAAACCACCGCCTCGGTTCCATTCAAGTGGGAGGAAGCTCCAGGAAAGCCGAGGGACTGCGGCGGCAGCGCAGAATCCAAACCCAAGTGCGCGAGATCCTTGGAGTTGCCTCCGAGGTTGCTGAGCGAAGCGGCCAAAATTACCAACACGCCCTCCCCGACCACCGTGTTGGACGGGCCTGACGTCGGGCGGACTATGTCGTTTTCGTTCACAGATGGGAGCCCTGATGCTTTTGGGAGTAAGAGGTTGAGCAAGGAGAGTTGTAGGAGCGTCGGCGGTGGCGGTTTTGGGTCTATGAGGTGGGCAAGTTTCAGGAAGAACAAGGAGGTTGTTGACCACGGCGGTTTTGACTCTTTGCCTCCGGCTAGTGGTGGCGGTGAAACGAAGGTGAAGGTCACAAGAGTTCGGAGGAGAGCTAGCTTCTTGAATGCTTCCAACACAAGGTCAAGTATGTGG GCAAGCATTTACAAAAGCCTTAAGCAGGTGGTCCCCGTTCCATGGAGACGCAGGcaagaaaaacttagaaataTGGCCTCCTAA
- the LOC126629285 gene encoding uncharacterized protein LOC126629285 encodes MEEKVVSNSNLFVCEDKSDSLYPMYFGVSCAFFALRLLSMPEMQDERLSEVREKMLRGSAQLLGLLVWRVQKEGRSVQDSALLHKLEDAEKEIRELKRLRHEDAKANEKVVSIFAAQEQSWLNERKKLRQHIGMLINAFKVREKKEDEAISAMNDKMKDVKLLVQSKDKAMGDLEQKLKELEEKLTKAESVAEELRESAKRAAQEHSSELLKHKTAFLEVVSSQRQLGADMGRALRQVEATKRELNVVLDQKEESVLMVQKISAEIVKMHTDLEQKDKILSAMFRKSKLDTTEKHMLLKEIKLSKAKRKQAELETERWKVVSSESRHERHSLRSMLQKANSRFEIVLNERGVNSSATGTSHLQNGKTRPQPINALLGYEHSEFRDDSDGYSFEAKDLVDIKQVEGWVRSEAERYAALIEQRHHLEMDAFVEQLRLKDEKLETYRWRLMSMELESKRLESHVEGLNKDISHLRHDNMKLEALLLEREDELTSLKEQFASQSRFLNCQTNNLNIISTKVKTEDPKKKTSSVEPCEEEGGKKEEETPSSSQFNAATVKSPDKEFEGEKDTSHEGTSQAGSASPVEVDGADKLASPSQASSSNTSPWRMDLQALGVSYKIKRLKQQLIMLERFSGKQEAGEDHTESNDDGQSGIKGFLMLMLLLNKQVGRYQSLQGKVDDLCQRMHDNDLDLNGTHGDSNTARTKDKIKTLERHLDETFQLQRYMVATGQKLMEIQPKIASGLVGVAEELETCASFDMKRFTDFIRTLFQEVQRGLEVRIARIIGDLEGTLARDGMIHLRR; translated from the exons ATGGAAGAGAAAGTGGTCTCCAATTCAAATTTATTTGTCTGTGAAGATAAGAGTGATAGTTTGTATCCTATGTATTTTGGTGTGTCGTGTGCATTCTTTGCTCTGCGGCTCCTGTCAATGCCTGAAATGCAAGATGAGAGGTTGTCTGAAGTGCGGGAGAAAATGCTTCGAGGAAGTGCGCAACTGTTGGGATTGCTTGTATGGAGGGTtcagaaagaaggaagaagtgTGCAAGATTCCGCACTTCTCCATAAACTTGAGGATGCAGAAAAAGAGATCAGAGAGTTGAAGAGACTGAGGCATGAAGATGCAAAAGCCAACGAGAAAGTCGTGAGCATCTTTGCTGCACAGGAGCAGAGCTGGTTGAATGAACGAAAGAAACTGCGGCAGCATATTGGGATGCTAATAAATGCATTTAAGGTTCGTGAGAAAAAGGAGGATGAAGCAATTTCTGCAATGAATGATAAAATGAAGgatgtgaagcttttggtgcAATCTAAGGATAAGGCAATGGGGGATTTGGAGCAGAAGTTGAAAGAATTGGAAGAGAAGCTAACAAAGGCTGAAAGTGTAGCGGAAGAATTGAGAGAAAGTGCTAAGCGTGCAGCCCAAGAACATTCTTCTGAGCTTTTGAAGCACAAAACTGCATTTTTGGAGGTTGTTTCAAGCCAACGGCAGCTTGGTGCTGATATGGGTCGAGCACTTAGGCAAGTTGAAGCTACTAAGCGAGAGTTGAATGTCGTCTTAGATCAAAAGGAGGAGTCGGTTTTGATGGTTCAGAAAATATCTGCCGAGATTGTAAAGATGCATACAGATTTGGAACAGAAAGACAAGATTTTGTCAGCGATGTTTAGAAAATCCAAGTTAGACACAACAGAAAAGCACATGCTTCTAAAGGAGATTAAATTATCAAAGGCGAAGAGGAAGCAAGCTGAGCTTGAAACAGAACGATGGAAGGTAGTCTCCTCGGAGTCTAGACATGAGAGGCATTCGTTGAGAAGTATGTTGCAGAAAGCGAATTCTAGGTTTGAAATTGTTTTAAACGAAAGAGGGGTGAATTCCAGTGCAACGGGTACATCTCATTTACAAAATGGAAAGACAAGACCACAGCCAATCAATGCTCTTCTTGGCTATGAACATTCTGAATTTAGAGACGATTCTGATGGGTACTCATTTGAGGCAAAGGACCTAG TTGATATAAAGCAGGTGGAAGGTTGGGTTCGCTCCGAAGCAGAGAGGTATGCAGCGCTAATTGAGCAAAGGCATCACCTAGAAATGGATGCTTTTGTTGAACAATTGAGACTTAAAGATGAGAAATTAGAAACTTATCGATGGCGTTTGATGAGCATGGAATTAGAATCTAAGCGGCTAGAGTCTCATGTTGAGGGACTGAACAAAGATATATCGCATCTCAGACACGATAATATGAAATTGGAAGCCTTGTTATTGGAGCGGGAAGATGAACTAACTTCCCTAAAAGAGCAGTTTGCATCACAGTCACGGTTTCTAAACTGCCAGACGAACAACTTAAATATCATAAGCACGAAAGTGAAGACAGAAGATCCAAAAAAAAAGACAAGTTCGGTGGAACCATGCGAAGAGGAAGGCGGTAAGAAAGAAGAGGAAACTCCATCTTCTAGCCAGTTCAATGCTGCAACTGTGAAGTCTCCTGACAAAGAGTTTGAAGGTGAGAAGGATACTTCCCACGAGGGTACAAGTCAAGCGGGAAGTGCGAGTCCAGTAGAAGTTGACGGTGCTGATAAGTTAGCATCACCAAGCCAGGCCTCAAGTTCAAATACTTCGCCGTGGAGGATGGATCTTCAAGCTCTTGGTGTTTCTTACAAGATCAAGAGGCTGAAGCAGCAGCTTATTATGCTTGAAAGGTTTTCAGGAAAGCAAGAAGCCGGTGAAGATCATACCGAAAGCAATGATGATGGGCAAAGTGGGATTAAAGGTTTTCTCATGCTGATGTTGTTGCTGAATAAGCAAGTTGGCCGGTATCAGTCCCTCCAAGGGAAGGTTGATGACCTCTGCCAACGGATG CATGACAATGATCTCGATCTAAATGGTACACATGGAGATTCAAATACTGCAAGAACGAAGGACAAGATAAAGACACTAGAGCGCCATCTTGACGAAACGTTTCAGCTGCAGAGATATATGGTTGCAACGGGGCAGAAACTAAtggaaatccaacccaagattGCTTCTGGACTCGTTGGGGTTGCGGAAGAGCTAGAGACGTGTGCAAGCTTCGACATGAAGCGCTTCACCGATTTCATTAGAACTCTCTTCCAGGAAGTTCAAAGAGGTCTGGAAGTTCGGATAGCGCGAATCATTGGAGATCTTGAGGGGACCTTGGCTCGTGATGGGATGATACATTTGAGGAGGTAG
- the LOC126630391 gene encoding PP2A regulatory subunit TAP46-like, with product MGEFNMEDMPLPALFEQARKIHVAATESGGGVDQEEVRKGCRALEKSDEMISKLGLFSANETKEDISTTNLKYLMVPYYLGELTEKVAQDDRISILKSSQAKLKEFISICEAMELVPKEELEASAVDGPNSHVDRRALKIARFKRQRAAESKLLEIKERKERRGRSTKASALSTPIEAGEEDVLDDDGEEEREAWFTTISLAVSKAFDLLEMLKKEEEMLVAFKQRQSKDGGKEFYQEVLDDRAKRAEAWHRDAATRVQYSKPAEPITCATFAQDVLEGRARVSEMHEHKHQPLIFGPASLIGGKPTSERERMAAQVFQPSHRMPTMSIEEAGLKEMEIMNTWQERNVKLMEEANSAWYKEPMKPGPPPVGEDEDDDAAQDRARAWDDWKDDNPRGAGNKKLTPCG from the exons atgggagaatttaacATGGAGGACATGCCTCTTCCGGCGCTCTTCGAGCAAGCTCGGAAGATCCATGTGGCGGCGACGGAGTCCGGGGGTGGTGTCGATCAG GAGGAGGTGAGGAAGGGATGCAGGGCCTTGGAGAAGAGCGATGAAATGATAAGCAAGCTGGGTTTGTTCTCAGCCAATGAGACCAAGGAGGATATCAGCACCACCAATCTCAAATATCTTATG GTGCCGTATTATCTCGGTGAGTTAACCGAAAAGGTTGCGCAGGATGACAGGATATCGATTCTCAAGTCTTCCCAGGCTAAGTTAAAG gaatttatttcaatttgcgAGGCAATGGAACTTGTTCCGAAAGAGGAGTTAGAAGCATCTGCAGTAGATGGCCCAAATTCACATGTTGATCGAAGGGCTCTGAAG ATTGCTCGATTTAAAAGGCAAAGAGCTGCAGAATCAAAATTGCTGGAAATTAAGGAGCGGAAAGAGCGAAGAGGTCGTTCAACTAAAGCATCTGCCTTGTCAACTCCTATTGAGGCAGGAGAGGAAGATGTTCTGGATGATGACGGAGAGGAGGAGCGGGAG GCGTGGTTTACTACAATCTCTTTGGCAGTTAGTAAG GCTTTTGATCTGTTGGAGATGctaaagaaagaggaagaaatgCTTGTAGCTTTTAAGCAAAGGCAATCAAAG GATGGCGGGAAGGAATTTTATCAAGAAGTTCTTGATGATCGTGCCAAAAGGGCCGAAGCTTGGCATCGTGATGCTGCAACCCGGGTGCAGTATAGTAAACCAGCAGAGCCTATCACCTGTGCAACTTTTGCTCAGGATGTTCTAGAAGGGAGAGCCAGGGTTTCAGAGATGCATGAACACAAGCACCAGCCACTAATATTTGGACCAGCGAGTCTTATTGGTGGAAAGCCAACAAGTGAGAGGGAAAGGATGGCGGCTCAGGTTTTCCAGCCCAGTCATAG GATGCCGACCATGAGCATAGAGGAAGCTGGACTGAAGGAGATGGAGATAATGAATACGTGGCAAGAGAGGAATGTGAAACTCATGGAAGAAGCCAATTCTGCATGGTACAAGGAACCTATGAAACCAGGACCACCGCCGGtgggggaagatgaagatgacgaTGCCGCTCAAGACAGGGCGAGGGCATGGGATGACTGGAAAGATGATAATCCTCGGGGTGCTGGCAACAAGAAGCTCACCCCCTGTGGATAA
- the LOC126630334 gene encoding phytolongin Phyl2.2-like: MISNPDLIFYACIAHKVMILGEFSKEPGLGKLAQQCVEVAPPHHSMFSHTLKSGFEDVSGSGSILVRDNFAPSCLQVQFDSIIRKVMASDLPNSPAASRNLSFGASKGKKMVLTPLLGKNPSEGLKKKRRLSGEVNGDLCKDVTAMEKKVDVCDDANGGGFRDFPLPTQKSGLLHSGDRQKAKQVWTRHVWVVLILDLFVCAVLFGIWLWVCRGFKCIDS, encoded by the exons ATGATTTCGAATCCGGATCTGATTTTCTACGCCTGCATTGCCCACAAGGTCATGATTCTCGGCGAGTTTTCGAAAGAGCCGGGTCTCGGAAAGTTAGCGCAGCAATGCGTGGAGGTAGCCCCTCCCCATCATTCCATGTTCAGTCACACG TTGAAATCCGGTTTTGAGGATGTTAGTGGAAGTGGGTCGATCTTGGTTCGGGATAATTTTGCCCCCAGTTGCTTGCAAGTCCAGTTTGATTCGATTATTCGAAAAGTAATGGCCTCGGACTTGCCCAATTCGCCGGCAGCCAGTCGGAATCTAAGCTTTGGTGCGAGTAAAGGGAAGAAAATGGTGCTGACACCGCTGCTTGGGAAGAATCCGAGCGAAgggttgaagaagaagaggaggttATCCGGGGAGGTTAATGGCGATCTTTGCAAAGATGTGACTGCAATGGAGAAGAAGGTGGATGTGTGCGATGATGCTAATGGCGGCGGGTTTAGAGATTTTCCGTTGCCAACCCAAAAGAGTGGTCTTTTGCATTCGGGTGACCGCCAAAAGGCCAAGCAAGTTTGGACTAGGCATGTTTGGGTTGTTTTGATCCTTGACTTGTTTGTTTGCGCCGTGTTGTTTGGGATTTGGTTGTGGGTTTGCAGGGGATTCAAGTGCATTGACAGTTGA